A part of Gemmobacter sp. 24YEA27 genomic DNA contains:
- a CDS encoding electron transfer flavoprotein subunit beta/FixA family protein, translating into MKVLVPVKRVIDYNVKVRVKANGSGVDLANVKMSMNPFDEIAVEEAIRLKEKGIATEVVVVSIGVKQAQETLRTALAMGADRAILIEAASDVHTDVEPLAVAKLLAAVVKEEAPGLVLAGKQAIDNDLNATGQMLAALLGQAQATFASEIVIEGDKAKVTREVDGGLQVIEVKLPAVITVDLRLNEPRYASLPNIMKAKAKPLTVRTPADCGVDITPRLTVIKTTEPAGRKAGVKLASVDELVAKLKDEEGVI; encoded by the coding sequence ATGAAGGTATTGGTACCTGTCAAACGGGTGATTGACTACAATGTGAAAGTTCGCGTGAAAGCGAACGGATCGGGTGTCGATCTCGCGAATGTCAAAATGTCGATGAACCCTTTTGACGAGATCGCGGTGGAAGAGGCGATCCGCCTGAAGGAAAAGGGTATCGCGACCGAGGTCGTAGTGGTTTCGATAGGCGTCAAACAGGCGCAGGAAACGCTCAGGACTGCACTTGCGATGGGCGCAGACCGCGCGATCCTGATCGAGGCGGCCTCGGATGTGCATACCGATGTCGAGCCGCTGGCGGTTGCGAAACTGCTGGCCGCTGTGGTGAAAGAAGAAGCCCCCGGCCTGGTTCTGGCCGGAAAGCAGGCGATCGACAATGATCTGAACGCAACCGGCCAGATGCTGGCAGCGCTTCTGGGGCAGGCCCAGGCAACCTTTGCCTCAGAGATTGTCATCGAGGGCGACAAAGCCAAAGTCACCCGTGAGGTCGATGGCGGCCTTCAGGTCATCGAAGTGAAGCTGCCAGCGGTCATCACGGTCGATCTGCGCCTCAATGAGCCGCGCTATGCAAGCCTGCCGAATATCATGAAGGCCAAGGCAAAGCCCCTGACTGTCAGGACACCGGCAGATTGCGGCGTCGATATCACGCCGCGCCTGACCGTTATTAAGACCACCGAGCCGGCGGGCCGCAAGGCCGGTGTCAAAC